Proteins from one Sphaeramia orbicularis chromosome 17, fSphaOr1.1, whole genome shotgun sequence genomic window:
- the LOC115437152 gene encoding brain acid soluble protein 1 homolog, translating to MGGKLSKKKKGYNVNDDKAKDKDAKAEGASAEESEAPKDNKDEAPAATDAKEVANDTAAKEAPAADAAAAKGEEKNAAPAAKEPEKPAANAEPKTEAPKSAEPAKAEEKPAAPAPAKESAPAAKEPEAKAAAAAPESKDEADAKKTEAPAAPAAKAEAAPAASPDPKPTEAAAAAPAPAKEATAASSTPAAEPPKEANATEAPSKDQTVAVQD from the coding sequence ATGGGAGGCAAACTCAGCAAAAAGAAGAAGGGATACAACGTGAACGATGACAAGGCCAAAGACAAGGACGCCAAAGCCGAGGGGGCATCTGCTGAGGAGAGCGAGGCGCCCAAGGACAACAAAGACGAGGCCCCCGCTGCCACCGACGCCAAGGAGGTAGCCAACGACACAGCAGCTAAAGAGGCGCCGGCAGCGGACGCCGCCGCGGCCAAGGGCGAGGAAAAGAACGCAGCTCCGGCCGCAAAGGAGCCCGAGAAACCTGCCGCCAACGCTGAGCCGAAAACAGAGGCACCCAAGAGCGCAGAGCCCGCCAAGGCCGAGGAGAAACCGGCCGCCCCCGCCCCAGCCAAGGAGTCAGCCCCGGCCGCCAAGGAGCCGGAGGCCAAGGCAGCAGCAGCGGCCCCGGAGAGCAAAGACGAGGCCGACGCCAAAAAGACTGAGGCCCCCGCGGCACCAGCAGCCAAAGCCGAGGCGGCGCCTGCTGCCTCCCCTGACCCCAAGCCCACAGAGGCAGCGGCGGCGGCCCCTGCACCGGCAAAGGAGGCCACAGCCGCCAGTTCAACACCAGCCGCCGAACCGCCGAAGGAGGCGAACGCCACGGAGGCACCGAGCAAGGATCAAACCGTAGCAGTTCAAGATTAA